In Eublepharis macularius isolate TG4126 chromosome 4, MPM_Emac_v1.0, whole genome shotgun sequence, the following are encoded in one genomic region:
- the LOC129329047 gene encoding zinc finger protein 501-like: MLENFGIVASLGPPIAKPDLISWLEEEEGLFLPFSGEEEGFTGGDWESAKKTKEPAVTEKEDTNLPRKENTEYHNAPRKKEGKHPPRNSSSPLQGDTSHEVTELQKIFKGGKWTESMASEENFPELSDVDIHWNMAARTKAFKGLECGKAIDQTDKLNSHQRIHTMDKRYKCLECGKSFSHSGNLNSHQRIHKGEKPYDCLECGKSFSQRGNLTRHQRIHTGEKPYTCLECGQSFSESGTLAVHGRIHTGEKPYKCLECGKRFNHSGKLTIHQRIHTGEKPYKCLECRKSFNYSGSLAVHQRIHTGEKPYKCLECGKSFINCTQLLSHQKTHTEEKPYKCLECGKRFNRSGHLTRHQRIHTGEKPYKCLGCGKSFSEREHLIRHQRIHTGEEPYKCLECGKTFSQSGHLHSHQRIHKGEKLYKCQKCGKSFIQRGQLNSHQRIHRGEKLYKCQ, from the exons atgctggagaacttTGGgatcgtggcctctctgg GGCCCCcgattgccaaacctgacctcatatcctggctggaggaagaggaagggctgTTTCTCCCATTCTCTGGTGAAGAGGAGGGATTTACAG gagGTGACTGGGAATcagcaaagaaaacaaaagaaccTGCAGTAACCGAAAAAGAAGATACCAATCTGCCACGGAAAGAGAACACAGAATATCATAATGCACcaaggaagaaagagggaaaacACCCACCAAGGAATAGTTCCAGTCCTTTACAAGGTGATACCTCTCACGAAGTTACAGAACTACAAAAAATATTCAAAGgaggcaagtggactgagagtaTGGCAAGTGAGGAAAATTTTCCTGAACTATCTGATGTTGATATTCATTGGAATATGGCTGCCAGGACAAAAGCATTTAAAGggctggagtgtggaaaagccaTTGATCAGACAGACAagcttaattcccatcaaagaattcatacaatGGACAAGcgatacaaatgcctggagtgtggaaagagcttcagtcacagtggaaaccttaattcccatcaaagaattcataaaggggagaaaccatatgactgcctggagtgtgggaaaagtttcagtcagagggGAAACCTAactcgccatcaaagaattcacacaggtgagaaaccttatacatgcctggagtgtggacagAGCTTCAGTGAAAGTGGAACCCTTGCTGTTCAtggaagaattcacacaggggagaaaccatacaaatgcctggagtgtggaaaaagattCAATCACAGTGGAAAACTCACtattcatcaaagaattcacacaggggagaagccatataaatgcctggagtgtagaAAGAGCTTCAATTACAGTGGATCCCTTGccgtccatcaaagaattcacacaggggagaaaccctacaaatgcttggagtgtgggaaaagtttcattaACTGTACACAACTTCTTAGTCATCAAAAAactcacacagaggagaaaccatataaatgcctggagtgtgggaaaaggttCAATCGGAGTGGTCACCTTactcgccatcaaagaattcacaccgGGGAGAAACCCTACAAATGCCTTgggtgtgggaaaagcttcagtgagcGTGAACACCTTAttcgccatcaaagaattcacacaggagaagagccatataaatgcctggagtgtgggaaaacctTCAGTCAGAGCGGACACCTTcattctcatcaaagaattcataaaggtgagaaactatataaatgccagaaatgtgggaaaagcttcattcAGAGGGGACAACTtaattctcatcaaagaattcacagaggggagaaacTATACAAATGCCAGTAG